In one window of Gossypium hirsutum isolate 1008001.06 chromosome A01, Gossypium_hirsutum_v2.1, whole genome shotgun sequence DNA:
- the LOC107958027 gene encoding receptor-like protein 7, producing MRISLFSLLFLNSFVSVMFIVDVVLVSAQCQSDQSRLLLQLESSFSYNYDSSGKLVPLKWNQNTDCCSWDGVSCDGGGHVIGLDLNRRSISSSIDNSSSLFRLQHLQWLNLAYNEFKPAFPSAFDKLENLSYLNLSHAGFEGQIPIEISRLTRLVTLDLSVSLYLGRPLKLEKPNLEMLVQNLTKLRFLYLDDVNISAKGNEWCKALLPLTELQVLNMSGCYLSGPIHSSLSKLRSLSVIHLDFNNLSASVPKFFAEFPNLTSLSLTYTNLSGRLPDEIFQIPTLQTLDLSDNDLLQGSFQKFSPNLSLQILSLSRTNFEGQVPESLGNLGKLTRIELAECNFSGAIPKTMKKLTQLVYLDFSFNRFSSPIPSFSSSRNLTYLSFGYNQLNGGIHSTDWSSLSELEIVDLGKNKLSGTIPPALFCVPSLQRLFLSQNQFKGNLSDLHGKASSLLEGLDLSSNKFQGQFPMSVFELHGLKLLSLSSNNYSGSIPMSAFQNLRNLSYLDLSYNRLSIDVTDTNISSISFPTFTTLKLASCNLTEFPDFLKNQSSLIQLDLSKNQIHGKIPNWIWKATSLEYLNLSQNFFVEFQRPLENITSNVRFLDAHGNQLQGQIPILNPYDVFYLDYSSNNFSSILPPHIGDSLRSASFLSLSNNNFHGSIPQSICNSTSLDVLDLSNNSLSGPIPQCLFQMNVSLGVLILRGNNLSGIISDTFPESCKLQTLDLNQNRLEGKVPESLGNCKELEVC from the coding sequence ATGAGGATTTCACTCTTTTCATTGCTTTTCTTAAATTCTTTTGTATCGGTTATGTTTATTGTCGATGTGGTTTTGGTTTCGGCTCAATGTCAAAGTGATCAGAGTCGGTTGTTGCTTCAACTCGAAAGCAGCTTCAGCTACAATTATGATTCATCAGGAAAGCTGGTGCCGCTGAAATGGAATCAAAACACAGATTGTTGTTCCTGGGATGGTGTAAGTTGCGATGGAGGTGGTCATGTCATCGGTCTTGACTTGAACAGGAGATCAATTTCAAGTTCAATTGACAATTCAAGTAGTCTTTTTCGTCTTCAACATCTTCAGTGGCTCAATTTGGCTTATAACGAATTCAAGCCAGCTTTTCCTTCTGCGTTTGATAAGCTGGAGAATTTGAGTTATCTTAACTTGTCCCATGCTGGCTTTGAAGGACAAATTCCAATAGAGATATCACGCTTGACAAGGTTGGTTACTCTTGATTTATCTGTATCTTTATATCTTGGAAGACCATTGAAACTTGAGAAGCCAAACCTAGAGATGCTTGTTCAAAATCTCACGAAGCTGAGATTTCTCTATCTTGATGATGTAAATATATCAGCTAAGGGGAACGAGTGGTGCAAGGCTTTATTGCCACTGACCGAGTTGCAAGTGTTGAACATGTCCGGCTGTTATCTATCGGGACCTATACATTCTTCACTTTCCAAGCTTCGATCTCTCTCAGTAATTCACTTGGACTTCAACAACTTGTCTGCGTCGGTTCCAAAATTCTTTGCGGAATTCCCAAACCTGACTTCCCTCAGTCTTACTTACACTAATTTGAGTGGAAGATTGCCAGATGAAATTTTTCAGATACCTACATTACAGACTCTTGATTTGTCAGACAACGATTTACTCCAAGGTtcgtttcaaaaattttctcccAATCTTTCTCTTCAAATTCTGTCACTTAGCCGCACAAATTTTGAGGGGCAAGTACCAGAATCTCTCGGTAACCTTGGAAAACTGACAAGAATAGAGCTTGCAGAATGTAATTTCAGTGGAGCCATACCCAAAACAATGAAGAAACTTACCCAACTTGTGTATCTGGATTTTTCCTTTAACCGTTTTTCTAGTCCAATACCATCATTCTCATCATCCAGAAATCTTACATATCTAAGTTTTGGTTATAATCAGTTAAATGGTGGAATTCATTCCACTGATTGGTCAAGTCTTTCTGAGCTAGAAATTGTTGACTTAGGAAAGAACAAGTTAAGTGGAACCATTCCACCGGCTTTGTTTTGCGTTCCATCACTGCAAAGACTTTTCCTTTCTCAAAACCAATTCAAAGGTAACCTTAGTGACCTTCATGGTAAGGCCTCTTCATTGCTTGAGGGACTTGATCTTAGTAGCAACAAGTTTCAAGGGCAATTCCCAATGTCCGTGTTTGAACTCCATGGTCTGAAGTTACTATCCCTTTCCTCAAACAACTACAGTGGATCGATACCAATGAGTGCCTTTCAGAACTTGAGGAATCTTTCTTACCTTGATCTCTCATATAACAGGTTGTCTATTGATGTCACCGATACTAATATTTCCTCGATTTCTTTCCCCACATTTACCACATTGAAGTTGGCGTCTTGCAACTTAACCGAGTTCCCTGATTTTTTGAAGAATCAGTCCAGTTTAATTCAACTAGACCTCTCAAAGAATCAAATTCATGGGAAAATACCCAATTGGATTTGGAAAGCAACAAGTCTCGAGTACCTAAATCTTTCTCAGAACTTTTTTGTGGAATTTCAAAGACCTTTGGAGAATATAACTTCTAATGTTCGTTTTCTTGACGCACATGGGAACCAATTGCAAGGGCAAATCCCAATTCTTAACCCATATGATGTCTTTTATCTGGATTACTCTTCTAAcaatttcagctccattttacCACCTCACATTGGTGACTCCCTCCGGTCTGCTTCTTTCTTGTCCCTTTCAAATAATAACTTTCATGGGAGTATCCCTCAGTCGATATGCAATAGTACATCTCTTGATGTACTTGATCTGTCTAATAATTCCCTGAGTGGCCCAATTCCTCAATGCCTCTTTCAGATGAACGTGTCTCTTGGAGTACTGATTCTAAGGGGAAACAACCTTAGTGGCATCATTTCCGACACTTTTCCAGAAAGTTGTAAGTTGCAAACTCTAGATCTCAATCAGAACCGATTGGAAGGAAAGGTTCCAGAATCATTGGGGAATTGCAAAGAGCTGGAGGTttgttag